A single Anopheles arabiensis isolate DONGOLA chromosome X, AaraD3, whole genome shotgun sequence DNA region contains:
- the LOC120906124 gene encoding uncharacterized protein LOC120906124 has product MPEVDLNIGKLHLVLEMYKMASNPENDGLQWSADGSLLIVNLPALALHLIPIVDEVNPLIWFLELMCGAGFVQCPLETVDEAEYNTPPETTLIFWHPQFHRHNPWFNYTWIGQHDANPQHEEE; this is encoded by the exons ATGCCGGAAGTAGATCTGAATATAGGGAAGCTCCACCTTGTGCTGGAGATGTACAAAATGGCCAGCAATCCCGAGAACGACGGTTTGCAGTGGAGTGCGGACGGCAGTCTGCTAATCGTGAACCTGCCGGCACTGGCCCTCCATTTGATACCGATCGTCGACGAGGTGAATCCGCTCATCTGGTTCCTGGAGCTGATGTGCGGGGCCGGCTTCGTGCAGTGCCCGCTGGAGACGGTCGACGAGGCGGAGTACAACACGCCGCCGGAAACGACGCTCATCTTCTGGCATCCTCAGTTCCACCGCCATAATCCCTGGTTTAACTACACCTGGATCGGCCAGCACGATGCGAACCCGCAGCATG AGGAGGAGTAG